In Massilia antarctica, the following are encoded in one genomic region:
- a CDS encoding DUF2721 domain-containing protein, protein MNLQLTDMGHVIQLAIAPVFLLTGVCTNLMVLTNRLARIIDRSRVLEDRLDIGWNDAYMDELDVLYPRWHLINYAIALSTACGLLICLIIALLFLGDTTNVSLDQYIAGLFVIAMLCLIGSFVYLLREIFVASKTLRSRRHVRPRGSPPAAN, encoded by the coding sequence ATGAATCTCCAGCTCACCGATATGGGCCACGTCATCCAGTTGGCCATTGCGCCGGTGTTCCTGCTCACCGGCGTGTGCACCAACCTGATGGTGCTGACCAACCGCCTGGCGCGCATCATCGACCGCTCGCGCGTACTTGAAGACCGGCTCGACATCGGCTGGAACGATGCCTACATGGACGAACTCGACGTCCTGTACCCGCGCTGGCACCTGATTAACTACGCCATCGCGCTCAGCACCGCCTGCGGCCTGCTGATTTGCCTGATCATTGCGCTGCTGTTCCTGGGCGATACCACCAATGTCTCGCTGGACCAGTACATCGCCGGCCTGTTCGTGATCGCGATGCTGTGCCTGATCGGCAGTTTTGTGTACCTGCTGCGCGAAATTTTTGTCGCCTCCAAGACCTTGCGTTCGCGCCGTCACGTGCGTCCGCGCGGTTCGCCGCCGGCCGCCAACTAA
- a CDS encoding SRPBCC family protein produces MFEVGSSGEVRAAPAAVWKVLTNYDRMADFVPDLKTSKVLSRTGNKAIIEQFGVASFLFIRRDIHLIVQATEEAMTSIDIGLITGDMRVYQCRWELIPVPETGGTRIVYSGKLVPKFYVPGMLGANIIRSDIEHMMKAVLARLERGDTPAN; encoded by the coding sequence ATGTTCGAGGTCGGATCCAGCGGCGAGGTGCGCGCCGCGCCGGCGGCCGTGTGGAAGGTACTGACCAATTACGACCGCATGGCCGACTTCGTGCCCGACCTGAAAACGTCCAAGGTCCTCTCGCGCACCGGCAACAAGGCGATCATCGAGCAGTTCGGGGTGGCCAGCTTTCTGTTCATCCGGCGCGACATCCACCTGATCGTGCAGGCGACCGAGGAAGCGATGACGTCGATCGACATCGGCCTCATTACCGGCGACATGCGCGTCTACCAGTGCCGCTGGGAGCTGATCCCGGTGCCCGAGACGGGCGGCACGCGCATCGTCTACAGCGGCAAGCTGGTACCGAAGTTCTACGTGCCCGGCATGCTGGGGGCGAACATCATCCGCTCCGACATCGAGCACATGATGAAGGCCGTACTGGCGCGCCTGGAGCGCGGCGACACGCCTGCCAACTAA
- a CDS encoding NADPH-dependent 2,4-dienoyl-CoA reductase, producing the protein MTTQAYPHLLAPLDLGFTTLRNRVIMGSMHTGLEDRFYNYGKLAAFYRERAKGGVGLIVTGGISPNRQGWLLPFGGTLNFAGDVVNHRRVTNAVHEEGGKILMQILHSGRYGYQPLVVSASGVKSPISPFKPRALTESGIEATIRDYARCARLAKRAGYDGIEVMGSEGYLLNQFLCARTNLRQDRWGGSIENRMRLPVEIIKRIRQSVGEDFIIMYRHSLLDLVEGGNTWDDVVKVAHALEHAGVTILNTGYGWHEARVPTIVTSVPRAAFASVAGRLRREVKIPVVASNRINMPFEADDIIARGDADMVSMARPFLADAEFVAKAASGRADEINTCIGCNQACLDHTFANKRASCLVNPRACHETELVYAKKAKARKVAVVGAGPAGLSAATVAAECGHAVTLFDSSDTVGGQFKIAMQIPGKEEFAETIRYFSRKLELTGVTVRLGERVTRAALLAGGFDDVIVATGIKVRMPPIEGIRHPKVLSYIDVLQNKAPVGKRVAIIGAGGIGFDVGEYLLHNPAHPLPLPVAEWAGEWGVDLEATTSGGLVAPHAAEPVRQLFLMQRKASKLGAGLGKTSGWVHRATLSRNGVVMLAGVTYNKIDDHGLHITVGGEERLIAVDNVIICAGQDSLTELMPEEGAASGGPVFHKIGGAALAAELDAKRAIREGAELAARL; encoded by the coding sequence ATGACAACTCAAGCCTATCCCCACCTGCTCGCGCCCCTGGACCTGGGCTTCACCACCTTGCGCAACCGCGTCATCATGGGTTCGATGCACACCGGGCTCGAAGACCGCTTCTACAACTACGGCAAGCTGGCCGCGTTTTACCGCGAACGCGCGAAGGGTGGGGTGGGGCTGATCGTCACCGGCGGCATTTCGCCCAACCGCCAGGGCTGGCTGCTGCCGTTCGGCGGCACCCTCAATTTCGCCGGCGACGTGGTTAACCACCGGCGCGTGACAAACGCGGTGCACGAGGAGGGCGGCAAGATCCTGATGCAGATCCTGCACTCGGGACGCTATGGTTATCAGCCGCTGGTGGTGTCGGCGTCCGGCGTGAAGTCGCCGATCTCGCCGTTCAAGCCGCGCGCGCTGACCGAAAGCGGAATCGAAGCGACCATCCGCGACTACGCGCGCTGCGCCAGGCTGGCCAAACGCGCCGGCTACGACGGTATTGAAGTGATGGGCAGCGAAGGCTACCTGCTCAACCAGTTCCTGTGCGCGCGCACCAACCTGCGCCAGGACCGCTGGGGCGGCAGCATCGAGAACCGCATGCGCCTGCCCGTTGAAATCATCAAGCGCATCCGCCAGAGCGTGGGCGAGGATTTCATCATCATGTACCGCCACTCGCTGCTCGACCTGGTCGAAGGCGGCAACACCTGGGACGACGTGGTCAAGGTCGCGCATGCGCTCGAACACGCCGGGGTCACCATCCTCAACACTGGCTACGGCTGGCACGAGGCGCGCGTGCCGACCATCGTCACCTCGGTGCCGCGCGCGGCGTTCGCCAGCGTGGCCGGCCGCCTGCGGCGCGAAGTGAAGATTCCCGTGGTGGCATCGAACCGCATCAACATGCCGTTCGAAGCGGACGACATCATCGCCCGCGGCGACGCCGACATGGTATCGATGGCGCGCCCCTTCCTGGCCGACGCCGAGTTCGTGGCCAAGGCAGCCAGCGGGCGCGCGGACGAAATCAACACCTGCATCGGCTGCAACCAGGCCTGCCTCGATCACACCTTCGCCAACAAGCGCGCCAGCTGCCTGGTCAACCCGCGCGCCTGTCATGAAACGGAACTGGTGTACGCCAAAAAGGCCAAGGCGCGCAAGGTGGCGGTGGTGGGCGCCGGTCCGGCCGGGCTGTCGGCAGCGACCGTGGCGGCCGAATGCGGGCACGCGGTGACCTTGTTCGATTCGAGCGACACGGTGGGCGGGCAGTTCAAGATCGCCATGCAAATCCCGGGCAAGGAAGAATTCGCCGAAACCATCCGCTATTTTTCGCGCAAGCTGGAGCTGACCGGCGTCACCGTGCGGCTTGGCGAGCGGGTCACGCGCGCGGCGCTGCTGGCGGGCGGTTTTGACGACGTGATCGTCGCCACCGGCATCAAGGTGCGCATGCCGCCGATCGAGGGCATCCGGCATCCCAAGGTGCTGTCGTACATCGACGTGTTGCAGAACAAGGCGCCGGTGGGCAAGCGCGTGGCCATCATCGGCGCGGGCGGGATTGGTTTCGACGTGGGCGAGTACCTGCTGCATAACCCGGCGCACCCGCTGCCGCTGCCGGTAGCCGAGTGGGCCGGCGAATGGGGCGTGGACCTGGAAGCGACCACGAGTGGCGGACTGGTGGCGCCGCACGCGGCCGAGCCGGTGCGCCAGCTGTTCCTGATGCAGCGCAAGGCGTCCAAGCTCGGTGCGGGGCTGGGCAAGACGTCCGGCTGGGTGCACCGCGCGACCTTGAGCCGCAATGGGGTGGTGATGCTGGCCGGGGTCACGTACAACAAGATCGATGATCACGGGCTGCATATCACGGTCGGCGGGGAGGAGCGCTTGATCGCGGTCGACAACGTGATTATCTGCGCGGGGCAGGATAGCTTGACGGAGTTGATGCCGGAAGAGGGTGCGGCCAGTGGCGGGCCGGTGTTCCACAAGATCGGCGGTGCGGCGCTGGCGGCCGAATTGGATGCCAAGCGGGCCATCAGGGAAGGCGCCGAACTGGCCGCGCGCTTGTAA
- a CDS encoding beta-ketoacyl-ACP synthase III: MKQVVISGTGLFTPPNSISNEELVVAFNAYAELYNAEHADAIAAGELTAIEGSSAAFIEKASGIKSRYVMEKSGILDPARMTARIPERADEDISLQAEICVAAARQALDRAGRTAADIDMALVACSNMQRAYPAMAVEVQEALGIDGFGFDMNVACSSATFGIQTAMAAVQSGQARAVLVLNPEITSGHLNFRDRDSHFIFGDACTAIVIEAAETATSHHQFEILESKLKTKFSNNIRNNFGFMNRFDESGIGKPDKLFRQQGRKVFKEVCPMAAEMIRETITNAGLEVAQVSRYWLHQANLNMNLLITRMLLGRDAEPQEAPVILDTYANTSSAGSIIAFHKYQDDMPSGSHGVICSFGAGYSIGCVVVRKK; the protein is encoded by the coding sequence ATGAAACAAGTCGTCATCAGCGGCACGGGCCTGTTCACGCCGCCCAATTCGATCTCCAACGAAGAGCTGGTCGTCGCCTTCAACGCCTACGCCGAACTGTACAACGCCGAGCACGCTGATGCGATCGCGGCGGGGGAGCTGACGGCAATCGAAGGTTCGAGCGCCGCCTTTATCGAAAAAGCGTCCGGCATCAAGTCGCGCTACGTGATGGAAAAATCCGGCATTCTGGACCCGGCGCGCATGACGGCGCGCATTCCCGAGCGTGCCGACGAAGACATCTCGCTGCAGGCTGAAATCTGCGTGGCCGCGGCGCGCCAGGCGCTGGACCGGGCCGGACGCACGGCGGCCGACATCGACATGGCGCTGGTCGCCTGCAGCAACATGCAGCGCGCCTATCCGGCCATGGCGGTGGAAGTACAGGAAGCGCTGGGCATCGACGGCTTCGGCTTCGACATGAACGTGGCCTGTTCCTCGGCCACGTTCGGCATCCAGACGGCGATGGCGGCGGTGCAGAGCGGGCAGGCGCGCGCGGTACTGGTGCTCAATCCCGAAATCACCAGCGGCCATTTGAACTTCCGCGACCGCGACAGCCACTTCATTTTCGGCGACGCCTGCACGGCGATCGTGATCGAAGCGGCGGAGACGGCGACCAGCCACCACCAGTTCGAGATTCTCGAATCGAAGCTCAAGACCAAATTCTCGAACAACATCCGCAACAACTTCGGCTTCATGAACCGCTTCGACGAATCGGGCATCGGCAAGCCGGACAAGCTGTTCCGCCAGCAGGGCCGCAAGGTGTTCAAGGAAGTGTGTCCGATGGCGGCCGAGATGATCCGCGAGACGATCACCAATGCGGGGCTGGAAGTGGCGCAGGTGTCGCGCTACTGGCTGCACCAGGCCAACCTGAACATGAATTTGCTGATCACGCGCATGCTGCTCGGGCGCGATGCGGAGCCGCAGGAAGCGCCGGTCATTCTGGACACGTATGCGAATACCTCGTCGGCGGGGTCGATCATCGCGTTTCACAAGTACCAGGACGACATGCCGAGCGGCTCGCACGGCGTGATTTGCTCGTTTGGCGCGGGGTATTCGATTGGGTGCGTGGTGGTACGGAAGAAGTAG
- a CDS encoding S41 family peptidase: protein MGSTLKNSGLVGLGALVGVAFSMQFSALAQKPVEQGMPLEELRQLSDAYDLIKTDYVEPVADKKLLTDAITGMVASLDPHSAYLDKKAYRDLREGTQGKFVGLGIEIAQSEEGYIKIVAPIEDSPAWRAGIKAGDLITRINNEAIQNLGIDEAVKKMRGEPLTKVTLTLLRKDVALPLVMTIVRQEIIQKSVKGKIVEPGYAWLRIAQFQEPTVDDMAARLAALYQQDPSLKGLVLDLRNDPGGLLQGAIGVSAAFLPRGAEIVSTNGQLANSRQSYLGKPEFYTLQGDGDVLARLPAALKTVPMVVLVNTGSASASEIVAGALQDYKRAVILGSQTFGKGSVQTIKPLGGDTAVKLTTARYYTPKGRSIQARGIIPDFLVDENADGDGLNSLRMREADLEKHLSNDRDKESAASTREQLEAQRRLLAVERKRKPLEYGSADDFQLAQALNHLKGLPVQLAKPAKEPAAEAVPAPAKKRK, encoded by the coding sequence ATGGGCTCTACCCTCAAAAATTCCGGGCTGGTCGGCCTTGGCGCTCTCGTCGGCGTGGCCTTTTCCATGCAGTTCTCGGCGCTGGCGCAAAAGCCGGTCGAGCAAGGCATGCCGCTCGAAGAACTGCGCCAGCTGTCCGACGCCTACGATCTGATCAAAACCGATTATGTCGAACCGGTGGCCGACAAGAAACTGCTGACCGACGCCATCACCGGCATGGTCGCCTCGCTCGATCCCCATTCGGCTTATCTCGACAAGAAAGCCTACCGCGACCTGCGCGAAGGCACCCAGGGCAAGTTCGTCGGCCTGGGCATCGAAATTGCCCAGAGCGAAGAAGGCTACATCAAGATCGTCGCCCCGATCGAGGATTCGCCGGCCTGGCGCGCCGGCATCAAGGCGGGCGACCTGATCACGCGCATCAACAACGAGGCCATCCAGAACCTGGGCATCGACGAAGCCGTCAAGAAGATGCGCGGCGAGCCGCTCACCAAGGTCACCCTGACCCTGCTGCGCAAGGACGTGGCGCTGCCGCTGGTGATGACGATCGTACGCCAGGAAATCATCCAGAAAAGCGTCAAGGGCAAGATTGTCGAGCCGGGCTACGCCTGGCTGCGCATTGCGCAATTCCAGGAACCGACCGTGGACGACATGGCGGCCCGCCTGGCGGCGCTGTACCAGCAGGATCCGTCCCTCAAGGGCCTGGTGCTGGACTTGCGCAACGACCCGGGCGGCTTGCTGCAGGGCGCCATCGGCGTGTCGGCCGCGTTTTTGCCGCGCGGCGCCGAGATCGTCTCGACCAACGGCCAGCTGGCCAATTCGCGCCAGAGCTACCTGGGCAAACCCGAGTTCTACACCCTGCAGGGCGACGGCGACGTGCTGGCCCGCCTGCCGGCGGCGCTCAAGACGGTGCCGATGGTGGTGCTGGTCAACACCGGCTCGGCCTCGGCCTCCGAAATCGTGGCCGGCGCGCTCCAGGATTACAAACGCGCCGTGATCCTCGGCAGCCAGACCTTCGGCAAGGGATCGGTGCAGACCATCAAGCCGCTCGGCGGCGACACCGCGGTCAAGCTGACCACGGCACGCTACTACACCCCGAAGGGGCGCTCGATCCAGGCGCGCGGCATCATTCCCGATTTTTTGGTCGATGAAAATGCCGACGGCGATGGCTTGAACAGCTTGCGCATGCGCGAGGCCGACCTGGAAAAGCACCTGTCCAACGACCGCGACAAGGAAAGCGCGGCCAGCACGCGCGAGCAGCTCGAGGCCCAGCGCCGCCTGCTGGCGGTCGAGCGCAAGCGCAAGCCGCTCGAATACGGCAGCGCCGACGACTTCCAGCTGGCCCAGGCCCTCAATCACCTGAAAGGCTTGCCGGTGCAACTGGCCAAGCCGGCCAAGGAGCCGGCCGCGGAAGCCGTACCGGCGCCCGCGAAAAAGCGGAAATAG
- a CDS encoding TonB-dependent receptor domain-containing protein yields MSKLIRFACAALIASIAPSSHAQETSAGPVTPVPVQEPTAVPTAVPTAVPTAVPASKPRFKSRDEPKAAAGVAAVTINGSRVGDTESRRLSTAAKMVFGREELDRNGDSSVGEILKRLPGVTMGGPPGRGGGGARMRGLGNGYTQMLVNGERPPAGFSLESLSPDQVERIEVMRGPVAEHSTQAIAGTINVVLREGYQQKDVQLKLSDSIEDGRHGPNVSLTMPGKVGALTWLMSGSVGSNRQHDESVTTYQDTNLAGLLLKDQQVDAHSNRSSRSVHLTPRLSYKFDNGDTLNFQPFLMYNRSEGDSDSRLTQRIGPPQREYAVALADSTSSMTMLRGFGNWLHRMDAGAKLDVKFGFGGGRSESTSLRKQYGDNGVLKDVFNDVDTSRSHSLNSGGKYSTPLAKGHLLAAGWDLEGGHRALSTVALVNGRAQFAESGSSMTADTRRVAGYVQDEWDITPQWSSYLGLRWEGIRTSATNQGRDVRNNSKVWSPVLHTVWRIPGFDKDQVRASLTRSYRAPQLNDLIAVPTYSQLNSATRPDRTGNPNLKPELAQGLDLAYEHYLGKSGILSASGFVRKIDNLMRRELTLRDTPDGPRWLSSPSNIGSARTSGIELEAKFQLAELVANAPNIDLRSNYSHFWSTVEGIPGPDNRLDQQAKQTANVGLDWRLKNVPLTLGGSYNWTPAILVRTSADEVATTGVKRQFDAYGLWKISAATQLRLSANNLLNNDYLAGRTVTRNGIAQLSDMASRTYTTWTIRLEMKL; encoded by the coding sequence ATGAGCAAACTGATTCGCTTCGCCTGCGCCGCCCTGATCGCCAGTATCGCCCCGTCCAGCCATGCCCAGGAGACGAGCGCCGGACCGGTGACACCCGTGCCGGTGCAGGAGCCTACTGCCGTGCCTACCGCCGTGCCTACCGCCGTGCCTACCGCCGTGCCCGCGTCCAAGCCCAGGTTCAAGTCCAGGGACGAGCCCAAGGCGGCGGCGGGCGTGGCCGCGGTCACCATCAACGGCAGCCGGGTGGGCGATACCGAATCGCGCCGCCTGTCGACCGCCGCCAAGATGGTGTTCGGGCGCGAGGAACTGGACCGCAACGGCGACAGCAGCGTCGGCGAAATCCTCAAGCGCCTGCCCGGCGTGACCATGGGCGGGCCGCCGGGACGGGGCGGCGGCGGGGCGCGCATGCGCGGCCTGGGCAATGGCTACACCCAGATGCTGGTCAACGGCGAGCGCCCGCCGGCCGGGTTTTCGCTCGAATCGCTCTCGCCCGACCAGGTCGAACGCATCGAAGTCATGCGCGGCCCCGTGGCCGAGCACAGCACCCAGGCCATCGCCGGCACCATCAACGTGGTGCTGCGCGAGGGTTACCAGCAAAAGGATGTGCAGCTCAAGCTGTCCGACAGCATCGAAGATGGCCGCCACGGACCGAACGTCTCGCTCACCATGCCCGGCAAGGTGGGCGCGCTGACCTGGCTGATGAGCGGCTCGGTGGGCAGCAACCGCCAGCACGACGAGAGCGTCACGACCTATCAGGACACCAATCTTGCCGGCCTGTTGCTGAAAGACCAGCAGGTCGATGCCCATAGCAACCGCAGTTCGCGCTCGGTGCACCTGACGCCGCGCCTGTCGTATAAATTCGACAATGGCGACACCCTCAATTTCCAGCCTTTCCTGATGTACAACCGCAGCGAAGGCGACAGCGACAGCCGGCTGACCCAGCGGATCGGCCCGCCGCAGCGCGAATACGCAGTGGCGCTGGCCGACTCGACCTCGTCGATGACCATGCTGCGCGGCTTCGGCAACTGGCTGCACCGGATGGACGCCGGCGCCAAGCTCGACGTCAAGTTCGGCTTCGGCGGCGGACGCAGCGAAAGCACGTCGCTGCGCAAGCAGTACGGCGACAATGGCGTGCTCAAGGATGTCTTCAACGACGTCGACACCTCGCGCAGCCATAGCCTCAACAGCGGCGGCAAGTACAGCACGCCGCTGGCCAAGGGCCACCTGCTGGCTGCCGGCTGGGACCTGGAAGGCGGGCACCGCGCACTGAGCACGGTGGCGCTGGTCAACGGCCGCGCCCAGTTCGCCGAATCGGGTTCCAGCATGACGGCCGACACGCGCCGCGTGGCCGGCTATGTGCAGGACGAGTGGGATATCACGCCCCAATGGTCGTCCTACCTGGGCTTGCGCTGGGAAGGCATCCGCACCAGCGCCACCAACCAGGGGCGCGACGTGCGCAACAACAGCAAGGTGTGGAGCCCGGTGCTGCACACCGTGTGGCGCATTCCCGGTTTTGACAAGGACCAGGTTCGCGCCAGCCTGACGCGCAGCTACCGCGCGCCCCAGCTGAACGACCTGATCGCCGTGCCGACCTATTCCCAGCTCAACAGCGCAACCCGCCCCGACCGCACCGGCAACCCCAACCTCAAACCCGAGCTGGCGCAAGGGCTCGACCTGGCGTACGAGCACTACCTCGGCAAGAGCGGCATCCTCAGCGCCAGCGGCTTCGTGCGCAAGATCGATAACCTGATGCGGCGCGAACTGACCCTGCGCGACACCCCGGACGGCCCGCGCTGGCTGTCGAGCCCGTCGAACATCGGCAGCGCGCGCACCAGCGGCATCGAGCTGGAAGCCAAATTCCAGCTGGCCGAGCTGGTGGCCAACGCCCCGAATATCGATTTGCGCTCGAACTACAGCCATTTCTGGTCGACGGTGGAGGGCATTCCCGGCCCCGACAACCGGCTCGACCAGCAAGCCAAACAGACCGCCAACGTCGGCCTCGACTGGCGGCTGAAGAATGTGCCGCTGACCCTGGGCGGCAGCTACAACTGGACCCCGGCGATCCTGGTGCGCACCAGCGCGGACGAAGTCGCCACCACTGGTGTGAAGCGCCAGTTCGACGCGTACGGCCTGTGGAAGATCAGCGCCGCCACCCAGCTGCGCCTGTCGGCCAACAACCTGCTCAATAACGACTACCTGGCCGGCCGCACCGTGACCCGGAATGGCATCGCCCAGCTGTCGGACATGGCCAGCCGCACCTACACGACATGGACAATTCGTCTGGAAATGAAGTTATAG
- a CDS encoding M13 family metallopeptidase — MKRFLLSTLTLSLAAAFANAADPVQPGAPVSGIDMQYIDSSVRPQDDFFSYLNGVWLKNTDIPSDKSSWGTFAKLRDDTLPQLRTLIETAQNEKNKKAGSEAQKIGDLYTSYMNQAKLEKLGYKPLAGELQRIRALRDKKAIPALIAHLTQIGVSAPYGIYVGQDSRESTRYATYISQSGLGLPDRDYYLKKDDAKLADVRAKYERHIEKTLGMAGHKDAAGAAKAILALETALAEVQWSKVDLRDPVKRYNKVEIAKLGELTPGYDWKSALGAANVAGKVDYVVVGQPSYLAGFNQVLEKTDLATWKSYFEWHLLTSYAEYLSKEFVDADFAFFETVLKGVPEQEPRWKNGVATVNGALGEAVGKEYVGKYFPAERKARMEELVQNLLVAYKQSIDTLDWMGPETRKEAQAKLAKFRPKIGYPSKWRDYSALTVKQDDLVGNMMRARTFAYNRNVNKLGKPIDREEWGMTPQTVNAYYSSTMNEIVFPASILQPPFFDMRADDAVNYGAIGAVIGHEISHGFDDKGSQSDGDGNLREWWTKEDRAKFQAKADMLVKQYSGYSPLKGYNVNGELTLGENIGDNSGVAIAYKAYKLSLGGKPAPVIDGLTGDQRFFMGFGQVWRMKMREAQQIVQVKTDPHSPGQFRANGTMMNQPAFYEAFGVKEGDKMYLPPKERVTIW, encoded by the coding sequence GTGAAACGATTTCTTCTGAGTACCCTGACCCTGAGCCTGGCGGCCGCTTTCGCCAACGCCGCCGATCCGGTCCAACCCGGCGCGCCGGTTTCCGGCATCGACATGCAGTACATCGACAGCAGCGTGCGTCCGCAGGACGATTTTTTCAGCTACCTGAATGGTGTGTGGCTGAAAAACACCGATATCCCCTCCGACAAGTCGAGCTGGGGCACCTTCGCCAAGCTGCGCGACGACACCTTGCCGCAGCTGCGCACCCTGATCGAAACGGCCCAGAACGAAAAAAACAAGAAAGCCGGCAGCGAGGCGCAGAAAATCGGCGACCTGTACACCAGCTACATGAACCAAGCCAAGCTGGAAAAGCTCGGCTACAAGCCGCTGGCCGGCGAATTGCAGCGCATCCGCGCGCTGCGTGACAAGAAAGCCATCCCGGCCCTGATCGCGCACCTGACGCAAATCGGCGTGAGCGCGCCGTACGGCATCTACGTGGGCCAGGACAGCCGCGAATCGACGCGTTACGCCACTTACATCAGCCAGAGCGGCCTGGGCTTGCCCGACCGCGACTACTACCTGAAAAAAGACGACGCCAAGCTGGCCGACGTGCGCGCCAAGTACGAGCGCCACATCGAGAAAACCCTGGGCATGGCCGGCCACAAGGATGCGGCCGGCGCAGCCAAGGCCATCCTGGCGCTGGAAACCGCGCTGGCGGAAGTTCAGTGGAGCAAGGTCGACTTGCGCGATCCGGTCAAGCGCTACAACAAGGTCGAGATCGCCAAGCTGGGCGAGCTGACCCCGGGCTACGACTGGAAGAGTGCGCTGGGCGCCGCCAACGTGGCCGGCAAGGTCGACTACGTGGTCGTCGGCCAGCCGAGCTACCTGGCCGGCTTTAACCAGGTGCTGGAAAAGACCGACCTGGCAACCTGGAAATCGTATTTCGAATGGCATTTGCTGACCAGCTATGCGGAATACCTGTCGAAAGAGTTCGTCGACGCCGACTTTGCCTTCTTTGAAACCGTGCTCAAGGGCGTACCGGAACAGGAACCGCGCTGGAAGAACGGCGTCGCGACCGTGAATGGCGCGCTGGGCGAAGCGGTCGGCAAGGAATATGTCGGCAAATATTTCCCGGCCGAGCGCAAGGCGCGCATGGAAGAGCTGGTGCAAAACCTGTTGGTCGCTTACAAGCAGAGCATCGACACGCTCGACTGGATGGGGCCGGAGACCAGGAAGGAAGCCCAGGCCAAGCTGGCCAAGTTCCGCCCGAAGATCGGCTACCCGAGCAAATGGCGCGATTACTCGGCGCTGACGGTCAAGCAGGACGACCTGGTCGGCAACATGATGCGTGCGCGCACCTTTGCCTACAACCGCAACGTCAACAAGCTGGGCAAGCCGATCGACCGCGAAGAGTGGGGCATGACGCCGCAGACAGTGAACGCTTACTACAGCTCGACGATGAACGAAATCGTGTTCCCGGCCTCGATCCTGCAGCCGCCGTTCTTCGACATGCGCGCCGACGATGCGGTGAATTACGGTGCCATTGGCGCGGTGATCGGGCACGAGATCAGCCATGGCTTCGACGACAAGGGCAGCCAGTCCGACGGCGACGGCAACCTGCGCGAATGGTGGACCAAGGAAGACCGCGCCAAGTTCCAGGCCAAGGCCGACATGCTGGTCAAGCAGTACAGCGGCTACAGCCCGCTGAAGGGTTACAACGTCAATGGCGAGCTGACCCTGGGCGAGAACATCGGCGACAACTCGGGCGTGGCGATCGCGTACAAGGCCTACAAGCTGTCGCTGGGTGGCAAGCCGGCGCCGGTGATCGACGGCCTGACGGGCGACCAGCGCTTCTTCATGGGCTTCGGGCAGGTATGGCGCATGAAGATGCGTGAAGCGCAGCAGATCGTGCAGGTCAAGACCGATCCGCACTCGCCGGGCCAGTTCCGCGCGAACGGCACGATGATGAACCAGCCGGCATTCTATGAAGCGTTCGGCGTGAAGGAAGGCGACAAGATGTACCTGCCGCCGAAAGAGCGCGTCACGATCTGGTAA
- a CDS encoding c-type cytochrome gives MSDAHNEHESAIRTPKQLVAAVAGFFLVTVIGIILLVTFVTTKKTTGAGTDSQKAEAVAARLRPVADDGFTLKDANAPKVYLAGDAVYTANCAACHATGAAGAPKFGDAGAWGPRIAQGYDTLVKHAIDGIRAMPARGGNPDLDDVEVARAVVHMANQGGAKFKEPAAPAAAAAPAASAEAAAPAETAAPAPAPAAAPAAAAAPAEAPKLAADAGKTTYNAACVVCHGAGIAGAPKFGDKGAWAARIAQGAPVLYEHALKGFTGKAGMMPPKGGSTASDEEVKAAVDFMVAAAK, from the coding sequence ATGAGCGACGCACACAACGAACACGAATCCGCGATCCGGACACCCAAGCAGCTCGTCGCTGCGGTTGCCGGCTTCTTCCTGGTCACTGTCATCGGCATCATTCTGCTGGTGACCTTCGTGACGACGAAGAAAACCACTGGTGCCGGCACCGACAGCCAGAAGGCCGAAGCGGTCGCGGCGCGTCTGCGTCCGGTGGCCGATGACGGGTTCACCCTCAAGGATGCCAACGCACCGAAGGTCTACCTCGCTGGCGACGCCGTCTACACGGCCAACTGCGCGGCCTGCCACGCCACTGGCGCCGCCGGCGCACCGAAGTTCGGCGATGCCGGTGCCTGGGGTCCCCGTATTGCTCAAGGCTACGATACCTTGGTCAAGCACGCGATCGACGGTATCCGTGCGATGCCTGCCCGCGGTGGCAATCCTGATCTGGACGATGTCGAAGTAGCGCGCGCGGTCGTGCACATGGCTAACCAGGGCGGCGCCAAGTTCAAGGAGCCAGCGGCTCCAGCGGCAGCCGCCGCTCCGGCCGCGTCGGCTGAAGCAGCAGCGCCAGCGGAAACGGCAGCCCCGGCACCAGCTCCCGCAGCAGCGCCAGCGGCAGCAGCAGCCCCGGCCGAAGCACCGAAGCTGGCCGCCGATGCAGGCAAGACCACCTACAACGCCGCATGCGTTGTTTGCCACGGTGCAGGTATTGCCGGTGCGCCGAAGTTCGGCGACAAGGGCGCATGGGCCGCACGCATTGCACAAGGCGCGCCAGTGTTGTACGAGCACGCACTCAAGGGCTTTACCGGCAAGGCCGGCATGATGCCTCCAAAAGGCGGTTCGACGGCGTCCGATGAGGAAGTCAAGGCAGCAGTCGATTTCATGGTTGCCGCAGCCAAGTAA